The genomic segment aaccacATTAAAAGTCAGATTATTGCATCCATTAAACTTACCTTGAACTTGGGGCATCCCCAAAATCTTTTGCCCTTGTTTTAGGGGTTCTTGCAATGTGGAAGACTGCATTCTAACCACAGAAGCAAGTGGGTTTTATACCCAACCTGCTGACACTGCCACAACTCTGTTGAAACCCCGAACCCAAGCATTTGCAAGAAGAGGATGAAGTAGACATTTGATGAGTATAAACACTGCTTCCACAACTCTACTTCCAGCACTCTTCCTCCCTAGCACGAATAAGTATAAACTTTCGATGTCAGGGTTGATTTAAATATTAGGGCTTAGGGCtaccaacataaaaaatttagttgtCCACGTGGAATGTTTCATTATACAAAAGAACACTCATTCAACTTAATACATATTGCCAcgcatataaaaatatttacaactCACCATGTGCATACGGCGTTAGTCGAAAATTAACGGATAGGGCTTTATTGTCTCAAATTAACAAGTATTTGGATTCAATTGggacaaaaaaaaaacgaggacccagtTGAGATTCGCGAACAAATATGATGACCAAAAGACATTTTTAaccttatattaaaaataaaatatgttaatatatattgtaGGAACTATTTATcacaaaattaacttattaaatTATAAGTATTTAACTAACTAGTTGTTAAACGTAAAAtaaggtaaaaaaataaatataacttacataattttattatatgattttatatttattatatttcttagtgtttttatttatttttaaaaaaaatatatttttattataatgaatcatttctataaaatgaaaataaacaacaaaaagtaaaaaagaataaaaaagatacacattaaaacataaaaattaataataaaattcttaaaataaaataaattgctttaaaatattttgttaaatacatatttttgtaaaagtaACTTTGAAGTTATTTAAATAAGCTACTAGCCAATTAGCCTCATCCAACATTTCTGCTTTATAGAAAAGGGATTCCATGTAATTCAGAGATTCCTTAAACTTTTCGGAGTGGTTGCCAGCTGCAGAACGCCGACATTGACTTCAAATAATCATTCAACTCTGCGATCTTTCAACACTGCAAAGCCAAGCAAACAACATAATTACAGCAGTTACTCCACTTTACCATACACCAAAAATCTATAATCTTGGAACACACACAGCATAGCTATGGAACTTGTCGCTGGGCCATTAATGGGAGCTATTTTCAACGTGTTGCTTGAAAGGATAGCTTCCACTGAGGTTGTCAACTTCTTCAAGAACAAAAACTGTGAGAAGTTGCTCAAAAGGTTGAAAATCATCTTGCTGTCAGTCAATGTTGTTCTCAATGATGCTGAGGAAAAGCAAATGAAAAATGGGGCAGTGAAGGAGTGGCTTGAGGAACTCAAAGATGTGGCCTTTGCTGCTGAGGACCTACTTGATGAGATCTACACTGATGCAAAGATCAAGGCAAAACAGGTAAACACGCTTCACTCTGGTCCTATGAGTTTTTATTGTAAAGGGGTTGAAGAGAAAATTGAAGATGTTCATGAGAGATTAGAATTTATCATGAGACAGAAAGAAGTGCTTGATCTGAAAGTGGGTAAGGAAGTCAAAATGGCACACAAGACTCCAACCTCATCTGTAATGGAAGCATGTGATGTGTTCGGAAGAGATAATGATAAAGAATCCTTGGTTGACTTGGTGTTGACTCATAATGAGAAAATAGGTATTATTCCCATTGTTGGAATGGGAGGAATTGGAAAAACCACCTTAGCTCAACTGATATACAATGATCAAAGAGTGCAGAAGGAATTTGATGTCAAAGCCTGGATTTATGTCTCTGAGGAATTTGACATTTGTAAGATTACAAAAACCCTTTTGGAGGCTGTCACGTCTTGTAGTTGTGACGTTGAGGATTTAAATTTTCTGCAGAGGGATCTAAAAATGCATGTAATGAACAAAAAGTTTTTGTTTGTGTTGGATGACGTGTGGAATGAAAATTATGACAATTGGGACAAGTTCAGGAGTCCATTTAAGCATGCTGGGGAACATGGAAGTAAGATTATTGTAACTACTCGAAGTGGGTGTGTTGCATCCATCATGCAGACTGTTTCACCCTATAATCTCAGAGAGTTGTCCAATGAAGATTCCTggaatttattttcaaaacatgcatTTGATTATGGTGATTCAAGTTTGCAATTGCATCAAAGTTTAGACAAAGTTGGGAGAGAAATAGTGAGGAAGTGCAAAGGGTTGCCTTTGGCTGTGAAGACACTTGCAGGACTTTTGAGGTGTAAAAGTGATAGACAAGAATGGTGTAAAGTACTGGACAGTGAGATGTGGGATTTGCAAGATTCTGAGAGTAACATTCTTCCGGCTTTAAGATTAAGTTACCATTATCTCCCATCACATTTGAAGAGATGTTTTGCTTATTGTTCAATTTTCCCAAAAGATTATGAATTTGAGAAGGAGAACCTGGTTTTGTTGTGGATGGCAGAGGGTTTTCTCCAACAATCCAAAAGACATAGAAGAATTGAAGAAGTTGGCAATGAGTACTTCTGTGAACTGGTATCTAGATCATTTTTCCAGCAACCAAGGCGTGGCAAGTCATGTTTTCTAATGCATCACCTTGTAAATGATTTGGCTCAGTTTGTGTCAGGAACATTTTCTATCAGAATGGAATGTAGCAATTCTAATGAAATCAAAGAAAGAACTCGCCATTTGTCACACATTATTGCAGATAGTTCCTCATACGTAAACCTGAAAGATGTTAGCAAAGCAAATTGCCTACGCACTTTTCTGCAAATAAGACCAGTAGGTACATCCATTGATTTGTTCAACAACATGCCAAATGATCTGTTAACAAAGTTAAGGTCCTTAAGGGTGTTATCTTTGGTAGGAACACATATCTATAGCTTACCTAATTCAGTAGGTGAACTAAAGCATCTCCGCTATCTGGAAGTGGCTGATACTGAGATTGTGAGGTTACCCGAATCCATCTGCAGCTTGTTCAATTTACAAACTCTCAAGCTAGTTGGATGTCACAATCTTATTGAACTGCCAGCAAGTATTCATAAGCTTGTTAATTTGCGCCATTTGGATATTAGAGGAACAAGTTTAAGGTGGATGCCATTGCAAATCAATGAGTTAAACAGCCTCCAAAATTTGAGTGACTTTTTTGTGGGAAAGGGATGTGGATCTTCCCTCGGTGAATTGGGTGAGTTAATATGCTTACATGGAGAATTGTTTATTCATTGCCTAGAACACATTGTTAGTGACAAGGATTGTGAAAAGGCAAAGTTGAAGGAAAAGCATGGTCTTGAAAAGTTGTCTTTGGACTGGTGTAGGAATGGTGAAACTGAGAACTCTCAGAAAGAAAAAACCATACTGAACAGCCTGCAACCACATACAAATTTGAAGAAGCTGGATATCTATGACTATCCAGGTACAGAATTTCCAGAGTGGTTGGGGGATCACTCCTTCTACAATTTGGTGTCCTTAATGCTTAATGGCTGTAAATACTGCTATAGGCTGCCTCCCCTTGGACAACTTCCAATGTTGAAAGAGCTTCAGATCAGTAAATTTGAGGGACTAGTGAGTGTGGGATCTGAGTTTCTTGGAAATAGAACCTCTTATTTAACTAATTGCTTTCCTGCACTAGAAATTCTAAGGATTGAGTCTATGCCATTATGGGAGAAATGGTATCCTAATGCTGAAAATGCAGGAAGTAAAGCTTTCTTTCATCTTAGAGAGATTCATATTGGAAACTGTCCCAAACTGAGGGGGAATTTACCAGATAATCTTCCATCTTTGACATTACTTGTAATCAGAGATTGTAAACGTCTACTTTGTTCACTTCCTAATTCTCCATCTCTGCGCGTGTTGAACATTCAGAATTGTGAGAGTCTAGAATTCAAAGTACACTCACCTCTGTGCCACCAATCACTAACATCATTGTTCTTGCATGGTAGCTGTGACTCACTCGTGTTCTTGCCTTTAGATCTCTTCCCCAATATCAAGTCTTTGGATATATGGGGATGTAAAAATCTTGAAGCACTTACTGTTTCAGAATCAGATGCAACCCGTCCAAATTTGAAGTCCCTCCATTCCTTGCGCATAAGGCACTGTCCAAATTTCACATCATTTCCCAAGGGTGGATTTGCAGCATCAAAGCTCACTTTGTTAACCATCAACTACTGTCAGAAGTTGAATTCTCTGCCTGAACAAATGCATGACCTTATGCCAAGTTTGAAGGAAGTTCAACTGAGGGGATGTCCCAAAATTGAGTCATCAAGTACGAGGCCACTAAGGATCAGGATTTGCAGCAAACACATGGAAGGCAAACAAAACCTCTCTGATCCTCTCTTTGCAAGGTTGAAAGGTCTGGCTACTGATCAAAGCCCCTCATCAAGTTAGACAAGATAAATGCAATGATAGGCAAGCAATCACAAGGAACTATGATACAAATTTACAGTGTAGTCAAGTAACATAACCTAGATGATTAACAATGGGTTTGATCAATCATAGCTTCTACCTATTACGTATATAATGTAGAACAATTCACTAATGTTCTCTTTGTAAGTTTAGCTTTTGGAAAAGATGATTCATGGGAGAAACATTTGACTTCTtccacttaaataaataatctagGATTAGACTCCAAAAACTAATCATTTTTACCTCATTGGATAAGAGAAACTATGATGACATACTGTATGATGGTaaaggaataaaagaaaatagagcaaaggaatttgaaaaaaaaaatgtaaaagattaATTATAACTAGAAAAGGTATATTATATGGAAACATCACTCGTACAAAGTTAAAGTTTAGATCTATATTTAAAAACCAGAGTGATTAATTCCTAAAACCTAACAACATGTTATTCCTTTACACTTAAAAAGTGcgattcttttaattattagagaaaataaaatatttgtaaatataaaaagaatacaaTATCATGagagtttaattttataattttcaagaaATTTGAATACACTAAATTGTAAAGGATTTCCTTtcaaattgtttaatattttatgggtTAGATATGTTTGTGGTTATTTAATTTTAcgtgaaaattagaattaatccATTGTTGAAACTTTTAGATCAATTTagtatcttatttttataaatgtgtgaatttaatcAATTcactcaaatttcaaattttattaagtttatttgaagtttcaaatatgtttttcaattaacattgaagtaaaaatatgttaaatatgtaTACAACTTAAATGCTACGGTGTTTAAAACGtgaaataaacttaataaaattttgtttaaataaccAAATTTACGCATGTCTAAAGTTGCCGgagtgtaacatcccattttagtaatataaaatcattaaaataagaGATACAAAAAAGACAACTTACAACAAACTTTGAGATttcaagagaagaaaaatctAGACCTAAAAAGCAAAAGAGACTAACTATATTGTTGCTTCACCACCAACCCCTATGCTAAGACAACTGGAAAGATGCATTCTCTAAGCTCACACCCAtaaaggtgatcatcgcaaaagagaaaacacacagacaaacaaaaacaaaagtaagggtaagctagattcAAAACATTACATCATATCAATTGAAATATCTCGCATAATAATCATACAGATAGCATAGATCAACTCAAACATCTTAATGTAAAAAGACCTAGACCGAGTGTCCAAACTTAGaatgaatgtcgagctatggcaGGTTGTTTGTGGTGgtctctactgctttgcaaagtcattgctaataggtttcaccctaccacactcacaaagGTTAGTCTATTTCATGCCTTGGATCATACTGGAAGCATtcaagactaagacctcttgCTACTTTCACCACATGTGTaaatcttctctacttgagaatgaaagaccattagagtttcaggataacccccaagaatGAGCTCCTTGCATTCATTCTAACACACTTGAAACCACACCAAGAAGTTCCACCTTGGAACTAACATTCATAACTTTGAAACCATTGATATCACTTCACATTCACATAGTACACCAATACATGAGACTATTGatcatacattaaagaaatagaaacaaCCATACAAGTCATCAGAAATCACCCAATAACAATTTATTCATGGCATCTTGATACTCACATTTAGGTAAGGAAAACAACTCTGAAACTCTCATCAACAACTTTGGAAGGGTCCAAAACCCCaaaaacgacctaaagaacgtccaaaacagACATCCAGAACCCTGAAAACTCCCCAAAAATGTTGTAGTGCAGTCTAGTGGTGCCCAACGGCACCACACCGTGCCGCCTAGCGGTATCAGACCAGTCAGCTAGCGCCTAGAGACACCACAcctgtgccgctcagcggtatgaCAGTAACCAAAACTACTACGAGTTTGACTTTCGGGACCTTACCCCTAACTTCTATAAAACCCTAGGACCCTCCAAAACTTGAGAAAACTTAGGGAACCTTGCTGTCACTCAATTTGACACTTGAAAACTCATTTTTCAATCCTACAAGCTACCCAAGTTCACTTCTACCCTTTTAAACCCTCAAACCAGTTTGCAACCTGCATAAACAAGTTTGATTGCACTTGCTAAGACACTCCAAAACCACATAATACTCCCAACTGTCCTACTTCTCATTTTCATCCCTTAGAACCTTTAAAATGGGCTAAAAACTCAATCAATGAAGTCATTTTCCATTTCAGAACAGATTTTACCGGTTTAAGCACCTAAACAAGTCCTAATAGGTGTAATAACATACATCTAACCTTCTAAAACAGTGCAGCCCACTTACCTCAACATTTCACTACTCAACACCCTCTTTTTACACCAAAAACACTTGAAAACAACCTCTATAAACTACCCTTTTTATTTCACACAGTTTTTAACCATATAATCCCTCCTAACAAGTTCTAAATTATCTCATGACAGTCCCAAAACAGATCCCATGGCATTCCCATACCTATTTCTAAATTTCACTACCCAAAATCCCTTCTTTTAAGCTTAAAGTACTCTCACAACCACTTgaattcattttcaaacaatcaaatatCCTTATCACACACAATTAAAACATTATACAGTAGCAAACATATTATCACATTAATTACAATAAC from the Vigna angularis cultivar LongXiaoDou No.4 chromosome 3, ASM1680809v1, whole genome shotgun sequence genome contains:
- the LOC108324291 gene encoding putative disease resistance RPP13-like protein 1; the encoded protein is MELVAGPLMGAIFNVLLERIASTEVVNFFKNKNCEKLLKRLKIILLSVNVVLNDAEEKQMKNGAVKEWLEELKDVAFAAEDLLDEIYTDAKIKAKQVNTLHSGPMSFYCKGVEEKIEDVHERLEFIMRQKEVLDLKVGKEVKMAHKTPTSSVMEACDVFGRDNDKESLVDLVLTHNEKIGIIPIVGMGGIGKTTLAQLIYNDQRVQKEFDVKAWIYVSEEFDICKITKTLLEAVTSCSCDVEDLNFLQRDLKMHVMNKKFLFVLDDVWNENYDNWDKFRSPFKHAGEHGSKIIVTTRSGCVASIMQTVSPYNLRELSNEDSWNLFSKHAFDYGDSSLQLHQSLDKVGREIVRKCKGLPLAVKTLAGLLRCKSDRQEWCKVLDSEMWDLQDSESNILPALRLSYHYLPSHLKRCFAYCSIFPKDYEFEKENLVLLWMAEGFLQQSKRHRRIEEVGNEYFCELVSRSFFQQPRRGKSCFLMHHLVNDLAQFVSGTFSIRMECSNSNEIKERTRHLSHIIADSSSYVNLKDVSKANCLRTFLQIRPVGTSIDLFNNMPNDLLTKLRSLRVLSLVGTHIYSLPNSVGELKHLRYLEVADTEIVRLPESICSLFNLQTLKLVGCHNLIELPASIHKLVNLRHLDIRGTSLRWMPLQINELNSLQNLSDFFVGKGCGSSLGELGELICLHGELFIHCLEHIVSDKDCEKAKLKEKHGLEKLSLDWCRNGETENSQKEKTILNSLQPHTNLKKLDIYDYPGTEFPEWLGDHSFYNLVSLMLNGCKYCYRLPPLGQLPMLKELQISKFEGLVSVGSEFLGNRTSYLTNCFPALEILRIESMPLWEKWYPNAENAGSKAFFHLREIHIGNCPKLRGNLPDNLPSLTLLVIRDCKRLLCSLPNSPSLRVLNIQNCESLEFKVHSPLCHQSLTSLFLHGSCDSLVFLPLDLFPNIKSLDIWGCKNLEALTVSESDATRPNLKSLHSLRIRHCPNFTSFPKGGFAASKLTLLTINYCQKLNSLPEQMHDLMPSLKEVQLRGCPKIESSSTRPLRIRICSKHMEGKQNLSDPLFARLKGLATDQSPSSS